The Armatimonadota bacterium DNA segment GCGGGGGAGCCCACCGAGTCCACCAGGTGTATCAGTTCACCCGCGGACTTCCCGTACCCACGCCCCACGTTCTCCAGGGCGAGCACCACGCCCGCATTCGCGGCAACCGGGGCAAGCGCGGCCATCCCCTCGATCCAGCGCTTCGTCCCATCTTCCGAGCTAACGTCATCTCCTCCGGGGGTGACGGGGACGAGGATCACTCGGGCCTCCAGTTCGGAGGCATAGCCGCACAGATCGGAAAGCAGTGCTCGTATCTCCTCTCGCACCGCGGAGTCGGGACTGGCGGGACTGATCTGCCAGCACGCGCCTGCGCAGAAGGACAGCAGGCCGCCACCGGTGTTCTTGAGCATCGCGCGGACAGCCTCTGGGCCGCCCTTCCAGAGCGGGGTGTCCCGGTAGCCTGCGCCGATGTCCAGTTC contains these protein-coding regions:
- a CDS encoding sugar phosphate isomerase/epimerase, translated to MRIGIRDGCLRMDWLEAFAAGAEIGFDGIELDIGAGYRDTPLWKGGPEAVRAMLKNTGGGLLSFCAGACWQISPASPDSAVREEIRALLSDLCGYASELEARVILVPVTPGGDDVSSEDGTKRWIEGMAALAPVAANAGVVLALENVGRGYGKSAGELIHLVDSVGSPAVQVYYDIGNATAFGHDPVEEIRALGSRIAAVHIKDREGELLGQGVVKIAESVKALQDIGYRGDLVLETPPTDDPRAAAAHNLSYLRALL